A single genomic interval of Ignavibacteriales bacterium harbors:
- a CDS encoding succinate dehydrogenase cytochrome b subunit has translation MGWFLKFLNSSIGKKFMMAVTGSFLLIFLIVHLIGNITLFFGPSAFNAYVSALDTIKPLIRVIEVVLLAVFVLHIFNGVRLWIENKKARGVTYKVNGSSENSTLFSRTMFVTGSIVFIFLVLHLGTFFWRFNIYDPLGYATHHQYYDVVVYFFNIWWYAILYIIAVLLLGFHLNHGFQSAFQTFGWNHIKYFPIIKKLGTVYAIIMALGFASMPLYFLLGGGN, from the coding sequence ATGGGCTGGTTTTTAAAATTCTTAAACTCTTCTATCGGCAAAAAATTTATGATGGCTGTTACAGGGAGTTTTCTGCTAATATTTTTAATCGTTCATTTGATTGGAAATATAACTTTGTTCTTTGGGCCAAGTGCTTTTAATGCCTATGTATCAGCACTCGATACAATCAAACCGTTGATTCGAGTTATTGAGGTTGTTCTGCTTGCAGTTTTTGTTCTGCACATATTTAACGGAGTTAGATTGTGGATCGAAAATAAAAAAGCACGCGGAGTTACGTACAAGGTAAATGGCTCTTCAGAAAACAGTACATTATTTTCCCGAACAATGTTCGTTACGGGTTCAATAGTTTTCATTTTTCTTGTGCTGCATTTAGGAACATTTTTTTGGAGATTTAACATTTACGATCCATTAGGTTATGCAACTCACCATCAATATTACGATGTTGTTGTTTACTTTTTTAATATTTGGTGGTATGCTATTCTTTACATAATCGCAGTTTTACTTTTAGGATTTCATCTTAACCATGGCTTCCAAAGTGCATTCCAAACTTTTGGTTGGAATCACATAAAATATTTTCCAATAATTAAAAAACTTGGAACTGTTTATGCAATTATTATGGCTTTAGGATTTGCCTCAATGCCACTTTATTTTTTATTAGGAGGAGGTAACTAA